The Neorhodopirellula lusitana region AGGCGAAGTAGCCGCCGATTGAATGGTGAATTAGACCCGCGCGAGACGATTGAATTGGCTTGTCTTGAAGTGCGGGTAAGAAGCTGACGCTGTCTTCACCGGCACCGTCTGGGATGGTCGTGCCGAGTAGATCTGCACAGGTTGCCATCAGGTCCAGTTGGCAAATCGTTTGCTCGCACTGCGAGCCTGGCGTTATGTGTCCGGGCCATCGCACGAAAAAGGGAATGCGATGTCCGCCGTCCCAAAGGTCCGCTTTGGAACCACGGAACTGGGCACTGGGAAAGTGCCCTTTGGGTTGCATGTTTTTGATGCCGGCGGACTTGGAACAACCGTTGTCGCTGGTGACGATCACGATCGTATTGTCGGCGATACCCGCTTGGTCGATCGCTTCGACGATCTGTCCGACGACGGCATCGGTTTGCATCACGAAGTCACCGTACTTGCCTAATTCGCTTTTGCCTTGCCATTCTTTCGAGGGCAGGATGGGAGTGTGCGGCGAAGTGAAAGGCACGTAGGCAAAGAAGGGTTTTGAGCCATCATGCTGCTTGATGAACTCGACCGTTTTGTCGCCGATGGTTGGCAGTACCTCCACGGCTTCAAAGTCGGGTTCGGCTGGGCCCTTACGGTTAAATGCTTTCGTCGCCGTTCCTTTGCCGACGAAGTGGTCGTTTTCGATGTAGATGTAAGGCGGCATGTCTAACGATGCTGAGATACCGTAGAAGTAATCAAAGCCACGGTCGACGGGCCCGTTCCCGACACGGGCATCCCAGTCGATGTTTTGTGGGTTGTTTCCCTTGACTGGGGTGTTGTCGGTCAGAGGAAGGTCCAGTCCGAGGTGCCACTTGCCGATGATTGCTGTCGTGTAACCGTGTTGTTTCAGGAAGCCTGCGGTTGTCATCCGGTCTGGTGCAATCAGAGGTGCATCAAAACCGTACAGCACACTCTTTTGAAGCTTGGTGCGCCAGTTGTATCGGCCTGTCAAAATGCTGTAGCGGGTCGGCGTGCAAACGGACGAACTGCTATGCGCGTCGGTGAACGTCATGCCCTGGGCGGCGAGTTGATCCATGTGCGGTGTTGGAATCTTGCCGCGTTCTGGATTCAAACACTGCACGTCGCCGTAGCCGAGGTCGTCGGCAAGGATGAATACGATGTTCGGTTTGGAAGGTTGGTTGTCAGCCGCGTTGGTGGTGCCATCGATCACGAATCCAGCAATCAAGCACAGGATGACCGGCATCGCTTTCACGAGTCGAGTCGCGTCTAGGTTCAACATGAAATCTCTTTGTATGGGGGGCAAAGGTGTTT contains the following coding sequences:
- a CDS encoding sulfatase family protein, producing the protein MLNLDATRLVKAMPVILCLIAGFVIDGTTNAADNQPSKPNIVFILADDLGYGDVQCLNPERGKIPTPHMDQLAAQGMTFTDAHSSSSVCTPTRYSILTGRYNWRTKLQKSVLYGFDAPLIAPDRMTTAGFLKQHGYTTAIIGKWHLGLDLPLTDNTPVKGNNPQNIDWDARVGNGPVDRGFDYFYGISASLDMPPYIYIENDHFVGKGTATKAFNRKGPAEPDFEAVEVLPTIGDKTVEFIKQHDGSKPFFAYVPFTSPHTPILPSKEWQGKSELGKYGDFVMQTDAVVGQIVEAIDQAGIADNTIVIVTSDNGCSKSAGIKNMQPKGHFPSAQFRGSKADLWDGGHRIPFFVRWPGHITPGSQCEQTICQLDLMATCADLLGTTIPDGAGEDSVSFLPALQDKPIQSSRAGLIHHSIGGYFAYRQGKWKLLLCRGSGGWSSPNENRVSPNAPEAQLYDMEADPGEKNNLYLTQPEVANRLLALLESDITNGRSTEGVAAKNDVDIKVWKNRK